A window of the Branchiibius hedensis genome harbors these coding sequences:
- the nuoK gene encoding NADH-quinone oxidoreductase subunit NuoK, with translation MIHLALPYVLVGVLFGCGLYATISRRNAVLMLVGVELILAAAGLLLVTTSMVLRQSAGQVVTLFLITIAAAEIAVALAIVSAVFRSRGTVDLDTRAQEDQP, from the coding sequence GTGATCCATCTCGCGCTGCCCTACGTGCTGGTGGGGGTTCTGTTCGGCTGCGGCCTCTACGCCACGATCAGCCGCCGCAACGCCGTACTCATGCTGGTCGGTGTCGAACTGATCCTCGCTGCTGCCGGTCTGCTGCTGGTCACCACCTCCATGGTCCTGCGGCAGAGTGCTGGTCAGGTCGTCACGCTCTTCCTGATCACCATCGCTGCTGCCGAGATCGCCGTCGCGCTCGCGATCGTCAGCGCGGTCTTCCGTAGCCGGGGCACCGTCGATCTGGATACCCGGGCGCAGGAGGACCAGCCATGA
- a CDS encoding NADH-quinone oxidoreductase subunit L translates to MRAVTEHLAQLTVVLPALTAVLALWVGHASRRSTYVVSFLGGLLTLAAAGWLVVHTTRHGTISEATIGPLPVGDQLRIPLQLQVPGWAAIVAVAVALVSLVVQSFARWYLDMDPRYQRFAATVALFTAAMLLVVLSGDVLLTLAGWELMGWCSYLLIGHESERSKARRAAQKAFLVTRVADAPFTIALVGLAVHARSTSIDKIVALPPASVTALLVLLVIGVAGKSAQVPFQDWLPDAMEGPTPASALIHAATMVAAGTVVLTGLHPLLAGSRPALLTLAVLAAISVVLASVLALLQHDLKRLLAWSTIAQVGIMLLAIVVQPATDTTQLGIMHLLGHAMFKALLFLMIGWAAVLAGGTIVERISGVAWRRGELRRRLGIGLLALAGVPPLVGFVSKDLIIDESARQLAATRGLAPTIALVALVLAVPLTAAYCARAWLVLTHPTAVERHGYYDLIEDSETVQDVGLIELLETTPPLGEAEGADLEPATPYDEEAADLTDAGRFGLWILAVLSVVGGLVFFVPALGHLDLAGISPMLIAGGLVAIAAAGLLMRALSVRTVWGDPMSRVPAWLRGSASRGLDMDQAYTTLVAAPVMQASAGVRRLEKLLDRAVGSLAGFATWLGDRSERLHDRSPSRAIAGIAVGLLVVCFLGVGLW, encoded by the coding sequence ATGAGGGCGGTCACCGAGCACCTCGCGCAACTGACCGTCGTGTTGCCGGCTCTCACGGCTGTGCTCGCCCTGTGGGTTGGTCACGCGAGCCGCCGATCGACGTACGTCGTGTCCTTCCTCGGCGGGCTCCTCACCCTCGCGGCGGCGGGCTGGCTCGTGGTCCACACCACGCGCCACGGGACAATCAGCGAGGCCACCATCGGACCGCTTCCGGTCGGTGACCAGTTGCGAATCCCGTTGCAGTTGCAGGTCCCTGGCTGGGCAGCGATCGTCGCGGTTGCCGTCGCCCTGGTGTCCTTGGTGGTGCAGAGCTTTGCCCGCTGGTACCTCGACATGGATCCGCGCTACCAGCGGTTCGCCGCGACCGTCGCGCTGTTCACCGCCGCGATGCTGCTGGTGGTCCTGTCCGGCGACGTGCTGCTGACGCTGGCCGGTTGGGAGCTGATGGGCTGGTGCTCCTACCTGCTCATCGGGCACGAGTCGGAGCGGAGCAAGGCCCGCCGCGCCGCGCAGAAGGCATTCCTGGTCACCCGGGTCGCCGATGCCCCGTTCACGATCGCGTTGGTTGGCCTGGCGGTCCACGCCCGCAGCACCAGCATCGACAAGATCGTCGCCCTACCACCGGCGTCGGTGACCGCCCTGCTGGTCCTGCTGGTGATCGGTGTCGCGGGCAAGTCCGCGCAGGTGCCGTTCCAGGACTGGTTGCCGGACGCGATGGAGGGCCCGACCCCCGCGTCGGCGCTGATCCACGCCGCCACCATGGTCGCCGCCGGCACCGTCGTGCTGACCGGGCTGCACCCGCTGCTGGCCGGCTCCCGGCCCGCGCTGCTCACCTTGGCCGTCCTCGCCGCGATCAGCGTGGTGCTCGCGTCGGTCCTGGCCCTGCTGCAGCACGACCTGAAGCGCCTGCTGGCCTGGTCCACCATCGCCCAGGTCGGCATCATGCTGCTCGCGATCGTGGTCCAACCGGCCACCGATACCACCCAGCTGGGCATCATGCATCTACTCGGCCACGCCATGTTCAAGGCGCTGCTCTTCTTGATGATCGGCTGGGCCGCGGTGCTGGCCGGCGGCACCATCGTCGAGCGGATTTCCGGTGTCGCCTGGCGTCGGGGGGAGTTGCGGCGACGGCTCGGCATCGGCCTGCTCGCCCTTGCCGGTGTGCCGCCGCTGGTCGGTTTCGTCAGCAAGGACCTGATCATCGATGAGTCGGCCCGTCAACTGGCCGCGACCCGCGGCCTCGCGCCGACCATCGCCCTCGTGGCTCTGGTGCTCGCCGTCCCACTGACCGCTGCCTACTGCGCCCGCGCCTGGTTGGTCCTGACCCATCCGACTGCCGTCGAGCGGCACGGTTACTACGACCTCATCGAGGACTCCGAGACCGTCCAGGACGTCGGCCTGATCGAGTTACTGGAGACCACCCCACCCCTGGGTGAAGCCGAGGGGGCCGACCTGGAGCCGGCGACACCCTACGACGAGGAGGCCGCCGACCTCACCGACGCCGGCCGCTTCGGCCTGTGGATTCTCGCCGTCCTGAGTGTCGTCGGCGGGCTGGTCTTCTTCGTCCCCGCCCTGGGGCACCTCGACCTGGCCGGGATCAGCCCCATGCTCATCGCCGGCGGGCTGGTCGCGATCGCCGCCGCCGGCCTGTTGATGCGCGCGCTGTCCGTGCGCACCGTGTGGGGCGATCCGATGTCGCGGGTACCGGCCTGGCTGCGGGGCAGCGCCAGCCGTGGCCTGGATATGGACCAGGCGTACACGACTCTCGTGGCGGCACCGGTCATGCAGGCCAGTGCGGGCGTGCGCCGCCTCGAGAAACTCCTCGACCGCGCCGTGGGTTCACTGGCCGGCTTCGCCACCTGGTTGGGAGATCGGTCCGAACGTCTGCACGATCGCTCGCCGTCGCGGGCGATTGCCGGGATAGCCGTCGGGTTGCTCGTGGTCTGTTTCCTCGGAGTCGGCCTGTGGTGA
- a CDS encoding complex I subunit 4 family protein — protein MVSLLLIAPLLPIVAGIVLTAMDIGPRRVPHRLAYVVSLGTAIVTAAAVAGIVIARPVIDIAWVPSIGLRLYLAADDISVPLIVLTAVIAVLLVARSTGPQEDRNGLFLGSVLGVVGAALAAFLTRDVIGFFVAFEVALVPMWVLIRRFGEPAEAHRAAWLFVLYTVLGSMLMLAGILVLVTTAGTTDMDRLAHGIGGSHGTQVVAATLLLAGLGIKIPIWPLHTWLPAAHTAAPTTGSVLLAAILLKMGSYGIVRLVVGPLPDGLRSVAPVFAVMTVIGMIWAALICLREDRFKRIVAWSSIVHMGFVMLALLTGTVLGVQAALFGNIAHAVISALLFLVAGELKTRWGNDDLSVAHPALRDATPKLGFALILGVAAAIGVPALAGFWSEILTLLALWQHGGGWRFIAILAVAAAVLVGAYSVRLLRRVWAGEDGETTALPPSPGQPAPDLTISAQVGIGVLALAIVVLGVYPTPLLHLTQASVQVLVGAR, from the coding sequence GTGGTGAGTTTGCTGCTGATCGCGCCGCTGCTGCCGATCGTCGCCGGCATCGTCCTGACCGCCATGGATATCGGGCCGCGCCGGGTCCCGCATCGCCTCGCGTACGTCGTGTCCCTCGGCACCGCGATCGTCACCGCCGCCGCTGTGGCCGGGATCGTGATCGCCCGACCGGTCATCGACATCGCCTGGGTGCCGTCCATCGGGTTGCGGTTGTACCTGGCCGCCGACGACATCAGCGTGCCGCTGATTGTGCTCACGGCGGTCATCGCGGTGCTGCTGGTGGCCCGCAGCACCGGGCCGCAGGAGGACCGCAACGGACTGTTCCTCGGCAGCGTGCTCGGCGTCGTGGGTGCCGCACTCGCAGCGTTCCTCACCCGCGACGTCATCGGCTTCTTCGTCGCCTTCGAGGTGGCGCTGGTCCCGATGTGGGTGCTCATCCGCCGGTTCGGGGAGCCGGCCGAAGCACACCGGGCGGCATGGCTGTTCGTGCTCTACACGGTGCTCGGGTCCATGCTGATGCTCGCCGGCATCCTGGTGTTGGTCACCACCGCCGGGACCACCGACATGGACCGCCTCGCGCACGGCATCGGCGGGTCGCACGGCACGCAGGTCGTCGCCGCGACCTTGTTGCTGGCCGGTCTGGGTATCAAGATCCCGATCTGGCCGCTGCACACCTGGCTGCCGGCAGCGCACACCGCCGCTCCCACCACGGGGTCGGTGCTGCTGGCGGCGATCCTGCTGAAGATGGGCAGCTACGGCATCGTGCGGCTGGTCGTCGGTCCGCTGCCGGACGGCTTGCGCTCCGTGGCGCCGGTCTTCGCGGTCATGACGGTGATCGGGATGATCTGGGCCGCACTGATCTGTCTGCGCGAGGACCGATTCAAACGCATCGTGGCGTGGTCCTCGATCGTGCACATGGGCTTTGTGATGCTGGCGTTGCTCACCGGCACCGTGCTGGGCGTGCAGGCCGCGCTCTTCGGCAACATCGCGCACGCGGTGATCAGTGCCCTGCTCTTCCTCGTCGCCGGAGAGCTGAAGACCCGCTGGGGCAACGACGACCTGTCCGTGGCCCACCCCGCGCTGCGAGACGCCACTCCGAAGCTCGGCTTCGCGCTGATCCTCGGGGTGGCAGCGGCGATCGGCGTGCCCGCGTTGGCCGGCTTCTGGAGCGAGATCCTCACCCTGCTGGCCCTGTGGCAGCACGGCGGCGGGTGGCGCTTCATCGCCATCCTTGCCGTAGCGGCCGCCGTGCTCGTCGGCGCCTACAGCGTCCGGTTGCTGCGTCGGGTGTGGGCCGGCGAGGACGGCGAGACCACCGCGCTGCCGCCGTCGCCCGGCCAGCCCGCACCGGACCTGACGATCAGCGCTCAGGTGGGGATCGGCGTACTCGCACTGGCGATCGTCGTCCTCGGGGTCTACCCGACCCCGCTGCTGCACCTGACCCAGGCCAGCGTCCAGGTCCTGGTGGGGGCGCGATGA
- a CDS encoding NADH-quinone oxidoreductase subunit N yields MTVTFDFGLLAPALVVALAAVGVLIVDAALPRLGRVHWWLAALTLVITTAVLAQRWVQIPARGDATLCSSGYCAYGVDRVVLSLQLAIAVSSLVVVLLISAIPAPSSRTPVQVALLLSATAGGLIVCASRDAASWLIALELATLPTVGLVALRARRSAIDGSLALLVSALTSFALAAMGVALWYAATGTLRFSQSAALHAIADSGRSRVLILAIMLLLAGVAFKLSLAPFHAWTPDTFAGASVPVSAYLAVTSKVAAVGALIVVIRSLTGVGGATLSVIGLVSVLSMTLGNLMALRERRMLRLLAWSTVAQAGWVVMPLAPAGSAGVGESVRYLLMYALATLLVFAVVTAVAHSRGRDAALDLSSYHGLARSRPILGWAMAFALLTLAGVPPAVLGVAAKVAAVGPVVAAHLWWLAVAAAINTMIGLAVYLRWVLAIVIRDGRTATEQHRSAATGDNDAVAPVHSLVVVVLVLCLIVASVWPQVLFGLPG; encoded by the coding sequence ATGACCGTCACCTTCGACTTCGGTCTGCTCGCGCCGGCTCTCGTGGTCGCCCTGGCCGCTGTCGGCGTCCTGATCGTCGACGCAGCGCTGCCGCGGCTGGGCCGCGTGCACTGGTGGCTGGCGGCGCTCACCCTCGTGATCACCACCGCTGTGCTGGCCCAGCGCTGGGTGCAGATCCCGGCGCGGGGCGACGCCACCTTGTGCAGCAGCGGCTATTGCGCGTACGGCGTGGACCGGGTTGTGCTGTCCCTGCAACTGGCCATCGCCGTCAGTTCCTTGGTCGTCGTACTCCTGATCAGCGCCATCCCGGCCCCTTCGTCGCGCACCCCCGTCCAGGTCGCGCTGCTGCTCAGCGCTACCGCCGGTGGCCTGATCGTCTGCGCCAGCCGGGACGCCGCGTCGTGGTTGATCGCGCTCGAGCTGGCCACCCTGCCCACCGTTGGGCTGGTTGCGCTACGCGCCCGCCGATCGGCGATCGACGGCAGCCTCGCGCTGCTTGTCTCGGCCCTGACCTCGTTCGCGCTCGCGGCGATGGGAGTGGCGCTGTGGTACGCCGCGACGGGCACCTTGCGCTTCAGCCAATCGGCCGCGTTGCACGCCATCGCCGACTCCGGACGCAGTCGGGTGCTGATCCTGGCGATCATGCTGCTGCTGGCCGGGGTCGCCTTCAAACTGTCCCTCGCCCCCTTCCACGCCTGGACCCCGGACACCTTCGCGGGGGCTTCCGTACCCGTGTCGGCCTACCTGGCGGTGACTTCCAAGGTGGCCGCGGTCGGTGCCCTGATCGTCGTCATCAGGTCCCTGACCGGGGTCGGGGGCGCAACGTTGTCGGTTATCGGTCTGGTCAGCGTGCTGTCGATGACGCTGGGCAATCTGATGGCGCTGCGGGAGCGGCGGATGCTGCGGCTGTTGGCCTGGTCGACCGTCGCACAGGCTGGTTGGGTGGTGATGCCGCTTGCCCCTGCAGGGTCCGCCGGAGTCGGGGAGTCGGTGCGCTATCTGTTGATGTACGCCCTTGCCACCTTGCTGGTCTTCGCCGTGGTGACCGCGGTCGCGCACTCACGTGGTCGCGACGCCGCGTTGGACCTGAGCTCCTACCACGGCCTCGCGCGCAGCCGACCGATCCTGGGCTGGGCGATGGCTTTCGCGTTGTTGACCCTCGCCGGGGTCCCGCCTGCGGTGCTGGGCGTGGCCGCCAAAGTCGCTGCGGTCGGGCCGGTTGTGGCAGCGCACCTGTGGTGGTTGGCGGTGGCCGCTGCGATCAACACGATGATCGGACTGGCCGTCTACCTGCGCTGGGTCCTGGCCATCGTCATCCGGGACGGGCGCACGGCGACCGAGCAGCATCGGTCAGCCGCGACCGGTGACAACGACGCAGTCGCCCCGGTGCATTCGCTCGTGGTGGTGGTCCTGGTTCTGTGCCTGATCGTGGCCTCGGTGTGGCCGCAGGTGCTCTTTGGGTTGCCCGGCTGA
- a CDS encoding histone-like nucleoid-structuring protein Lsr2, whose amino-acid sequence MAQRTQIITISDLSRVEVVDGESIPFSFRGVDYVIDLTAQEAKEFDEALALYTGHAQRVGGRKQRASSGTSSATGADREQLAKIREWAKDHGYQVAERGRIKSEVLDAYEAAHKR is encoded by the coding sequence ATGGCCCAGCGGACGCAGATCATCACCATCTCGGACCTTTCTCGTGTCGAGGTCGTGGATGGCGAAAGCATCCCATTCTCCTTCCGGGGCGTGGATTACGTGATTGACCTGACTGCGCAGGAGGCTAAGGAATTCGACGAGGCGCTTGCGCTCTACACCGGTCATGCTCAGCGAGTGGGCGGGCGCAAGCAGCGCGCGAGCTCCGGCACCTCCTCGGCGACCGGCGCGGACCGTGAGCAATTGGCGAAGATCCGTGAATGGGCCAAGGACCACGGTTACCAGGTGGCCGAGCGCGGCCGGATCAAGTCCGAGGTCCTCGACGCCTACGAGGCAGCGCACAAGCGCTGA